The Geoalkalibacter subterraneus genome contains the following window.
CTGCTTGCTCGGCAAAGCGCGCACGTGACCGTAGGAGGCGAGCACCTTGTACCCGGGCCCCAGAAATTTTTCGATGGTTTTCGATTTGGCGGGAGATTCGACAATAACCAGATGTTGTGCCATGGGAACCTCGCTGCCTCCGGAACCGTTTCAAGTATGCGGGGCAGAAATGAAAAAGGCCGCGGATTTCCCCGCGGCCCGCTGCGATGTCAGTGAAAAAGAGCCGACCAGTCGTCGTCGAGAATGCAGTCGACCTCTTTGCGCCATTGGTGCTGGGCGCGCGAAAAAAGAGATAGAACGGCAAGTTGCTTGATGTCCTGCAGTCCCATCGGTTCGTTGGCGGAATCTACCGCGCGTTCGATAATCTCTTCCTGAGTGTCCTGGTCCAATATGCCGAGAGAGCGCAGTTTGATCAGAAAACCCCGGGCCTCGCGGGTCAGAGCGAGATTTTCCTGTGCGGTGAAGATGCGCTGTGCCGGGATATCGAGCCGGTCTGAAAGAGCATGCTCTTCGTGGAGTGTCTGAGTTTCCATCCAGGTGAAGGCGGCATCGATCTCATCCGCTTCAAAGCCGAATTCGAGCAGTTCCTGGACCATTTCCTGCTCGTTGGCGACCAGCCCCTGGTCTTCCAGAATATACTGGGTGATGAGATTGACGATGGCTAAAACCCTGTCTCTCAAAAGACCTCCTTCGGATGAGGCGTTGTTGAACGCCTGCCTGGGGTTCAGGCTCTCTGGTACCGCATGCCCGGAAGCTGAACAACGCTTCCCTGGAGTTCCAAGTGCAGTAAAATAGCCGAAACCTCCATGGGAGTCAACCCACTTTTACGCACGATTTCATCGATATGGAGGGGGCTTGAGCCCAGTTGCCGGGCGACTTTCCGGTCTGTCTCCGAAAGGTTCTCATCAACATCCGGGAGCGGTTCGGGCGACGGGGGACGGTAGTTTTTCCGCCACAGCAGCTCAATGATGTCGCGCGCCTCGGTTACCAGGTGTGCCCCCTCCTTGAGCAGCGCATTGGTGCCGGCGCAGGTGGGGCGCTGTACCGGTCCGGGCAGGGCAAAGACTTCACGTCCCTGTTCCAGGGCGAAATCCGCCGTGATCAGCGAGCCGCTGCGCACTGCGGCCTCCGCCACGAGCACTCCGCGCGACAGTCCACTGACGATGCGGTTGCGGCTTGGGAAGTTTCCTGCCTTCGGCGGCATCCCCGGCGGCTGTTCGCTGATGAGCGTGCCTTCTGCGGCGATCTTTTGAAACAGGCGTGAATTTTCCTGGGGATAGATACGGTCGATGCCGCAGCCGAGAACTGCTGCTGTCCATCCCTCGGCATCCAGGGCGCCAAGATGGGCCGCGGTGTCGATTCCCCGTGCCAGTCCCGAAACGATCGGAATGTCGCACGCCGCCAGCTCGCGACAGATGTCCCTGACGAGCCGCATGTTGTCGGGGGAGGCACGCCGGGATCCGACGACCGCGAGTCCTTCGGGCAGTGGGAAGCGTCCGCGCACATAGAGTAGCACGGGGGGATCGTGAATGGCATCGAGAAGATCCGGGTAATTGTCGTTTCCGCGGCAGACCAGTTGCACCCCCTCGGCGGCCAGCTCCCCCGCGGTGCGCAGCAGCTGCGAGCAGTCAGCAGGCGGGATGGCGAGGGCGATATTTTTGGGAAGGCGTGCACGTCGGTAGAGGGTGACGGGGTCGGCGGCGAGGATTTCATCGACCGAGCCAAAGGCCTGGTACAGATTGGACAGGCGGCGCTGGCCGAGCCCCGGCGTCAGGTGTAGACGCAGCCAGTTGAATTGTTGCGGTGGAAGTTCATGACATTGCATGGCGCAAACAATAAAAAAAGGGCGGACTGTTGTCCACCCTTTTTTAATGAGCTGTTGAGTTTATGGGAGTGATTCTGTGCCCCTGCCGAGCTGCTGGTTGAACGCGACCCGTTACAGGGCGTCCGTGTGCACCCGGTCTCCGGCATAGATGGCTTCGACGCTTTTGAGGATCAGGATGGACGCGGTGTGGGGCTGGGTTTCAATAACCACCGCTGTTCCAAGAGCCGTTTCGGGAAGCTGCAGGGACCGGTCACTGTGGTCGTACATCTTCCTTGCTGTTTCGGAGATTTCGCGTGGCCGGGAGATCATCAGCAGGTTGCCCGGCAAAAGGCCTTCTTCTGAACCTATGTCGATATAGGCCACCATCTGTTGTCCCATGGCGATGTTTTCAAGGCGGTTGCCGATGATCTGCCCTGTCAACTGCCGATCGGTCTGCTGCAGAACGATTTCCGTCTCAAGGGGCTTAAGCGGCTTGATCAGGTCGCCGCGGTGGATTTCGCGATCCGCTTCGGTGATAACGGCCGAGGCGACATCCTTATGCAGGCGGCTGATCTGAAGGCTGCCTTTCTCCTGCACGAAATAGCCGAGGGATTCGCCGGTGTCCGGATGAAAGACCTCCTCCCCCAAGGAAAAGATCGTGAAGAGATCTCCAGGAGAGACCCTTCCGGCGTCGGTCAGGTCGATAAAGACCTGCTCCCCTTCAGCCATCATGATGCGGTTGTCGGTGGTATCCACCAGGGTGCCGACGGAGCCGACCGCGGATTTGTCGATGAAGCCGGGATAACCGCCGATGGATTTGATCGTGATTTGCTCGCTGGGCTCACCGGCACTGACGGTTTCGGCGGGCGCGGCCTGCTCCAGGATGTTCTCCAGTTCATCCTCGTCCCGCACGATTTCAATGCGGTCGGGGAAGATGCGCAGTCTCTGTCCCGGGTAGATGAAGTGCGGGTTGCGGATGTCCGGGTTGTTGGCCCAGAGGCTGGGCCAGTAGTGGGGGTCCTTGATGAAACGATCGGAGATCCCCCACAGCGTGTCGCCCTTTTTGATGGTGTAGATTCTGGATGGCTCGGCGGCACCGACCGCCCAGGACATCAGGAGGACAAGAGCCCAGGCGGAAGCGCAAACGGCGGTTTTTTTGAAGAACATGGCAGGTCCTCGAAATTCGTAAGGGAGTCTAGAACTCCAGTTGCGTTTTGGCAGCAGCACTGTCGGGATACTGCTCGCGCAAAAAATCGACGATTTCACGCGCCTGGTCGGTATGCCCCAGCTCATGGTAGGCCTGTGCCGCCTTCAGCAGAGCATTCGGTGCACGTGCGGATTGCGG
Protein-coding sequences here:
- a CDS encoding DUF494 family protein; translation: MRDRVLAIVNLITQYILEDQGLVANEQEMVQELLEFGFEADEIDAAFTWMETQTLHEEHALSDRLDIPAQRIFTAQENLALTREARGFLIKLRSLGILDQDTQEEIIERAVDSANEPMGLQDIKQLAVLSLFSRAQHQWRKEVDCILDDDWSALFH
- a CDS encoding LysM peptidoglycan-binding domain-containing protein, with protein sequence MFFKKTAVCASAWALVLLMSWAVGAAEPSRIYTIKKGDTLWGISDRFIKDPHYWPSLWANNPDIRNPHFIYPGQRLRIFPDRIEIVRDEDELENILEQAAPAETVSAGEPSEQITIKSIGGYPGFIDKSAVGSVGTLVDTTDNRIMMAEGEQVFIDLTDAGRVSPGDLFTIFSLGEEVFHPDTGESLGYFVQEKGSLQISRLHKDVASAVITEADREIHRGDLIKPLKPLETEIVLQQTDRQLTGQIIGNRLENIAMGQQMVAYIDIGSEEGLLPGNLLMISRPREISETARKMYDHSDRSLQLPETALGTAVVIETQPHTASILILKSVEAIYAGDRVHTDAL
- the dprA gene encoding DNA-processing protein DprA, translating into MQCHELPPQQFNWLRLHLTPGLGQRRLSNLYQAFGSVDEILAADPVTLYRRARLPKNIALAIPPADCSQLLRTAGELAAEGVQLVCRGNDNYPDLLDAIHDPPVLLYVRGRFPLPEGLAVVGSRRASPDNMRLVRDICRELAACDIPIVSGLARGIDTAAHLGALDAEGWTAAVLGCGIDRIYPQENSRLFQKIAAEGTLISEQPPGMPPKAGNFPSRNRIVSGLSRGVLVAEAAVRSGSLITADFALEQGREVFALPGPVQRPTCAGTNALLKEGAHLVTEARDIIELLWRKNYRPPSPEPLPDVDENLSETDRKVARQLGSSPLHIDEIVRKSGLTPMEVSAILLHLELQGSVVQLPGMRYQRA